The Ochrobactrum sp. BTU1 region CATCAAAGCCGGTGAAGTCGTTGGCATTGCTGGCGTCGCCGGTAACGGGCAGAGCGAGTTCTTTGAAGCCATTTCGGGCGAAGTTTTGCAATCTACGCCGTCGGCGGTCCGCATTCGCAGCACGGATGCTGGCAAACTCGATATTAGTGAGCGCCGCATGTTGGGCGCAGCTTTTGTGCCGGAAGAGCGTCTTGGGCATGGCGCTGTACCAGCGCTGACGCTGACCGATAATCTTTTCCTTTCACGCTATAAGACCGATGCAAAGGCTTTCATGCGCGGCGGCAGCTTGAAGCTTATTGCCGAAAGCGCACTACGCTCGGCCGCAAAGCGGATCATTCAAACAATGGATGTACGCAAGAGCGCGGAAAATCCACCAGCGTCCGCCTTGTCTGGCGGTAATCTGCAGAAGTTCATCATTGGACGCGAGCTCGATCGTTCACCTTCTGTAATGGTCGTCAATCAGCCGACATGGGGCGTGGATGCAGGCGCTGCAGCGCATATCCGGCAGGCGCTGGTTGATCTTGCCCGCTCGGGGTCAGCCGTGCTTGTGATTAGCCAGGATTTGGATGAGCTGCTTGAAATCAGTGACCGCATCGCCGTGATGAACCATGGCACACTTTCCCATCCCATGCCTATCGCAGAGGTAACGCTGGAAAAGATTGGTCTTCTGATGGGCGGCGTTTCCGGCTCGGATCAGGCGGGGGCAGCGTGATGCGTATTGAACTCGTAAAACGACCGCAGCCTTCAAAACTCTTTAGCGCCGTTTCGCCGTTGCTGGCCTTGGTGCTTACGCTTATCTTTGGTGGTATCGCGTTTGCATTGATGGGCAAAGACCCACTTCATGCGCTTTATGTTTTCTTCATCGAACCACTGTTTGACGTCTGGTCGTGGCATGAGCTTCTGGTCAAGGCCACGCCGCTTATTCTGATCGCTATTGGCCTTTGTGTTTGTTTCCAGTCAAACAACTGGAATATTGGTGCTGAGGGCCAGTTCATTATCGGCGCGATTACCGGTTCGATCCTGCCGGTGATGTTCCCTGACCTGCAAACATGGATCGTGCTACCTTTGATGATGCTGATGGGCATGGCAGGAGGTGCTGCCTATGCGTCCATCCCGGCGCTTCTGAAAGTTCGTTTCAACACCAACGAAATTCTCACCAGCCTGATGCTAGTTTATGTCGCGCAGTTGTTTCTCGACTGGCTGGTGCGTGGTCCATGGCGCAATCCGGAAGGCTACAATTTCCCGGAAACGCGCCAATTTAATCCAAGTGCTGTCTTGCCGGAAATCTGGAGTGCAT contains the following coding sequences:
- a CDS encoding ABC transporter permease, yielding MRIELVKRPQPSKLFSAVSPLLALVLTLIFGGIAFALMGKDPLHALYVFFIEPLFDVWSWHELLVKATPLILIAIGLCVCFQSNNWNIGAEGQFIIGAITGSILPVMFPDLQTWIVLPLMMLMGMAGGAAYASIPALLKVRFNTNEILTSLMLVYVAQLFLDWLVRGPWRNPEGYNFPETRQFNPSAVLPEIWSASGRAHWGFIFAIVAAVLVWFLLAKTLKGFEVKVIGQSPRAGRFAGFSRGKLVFFVFAISGALAGLAGIAETSGAIGQLRPVISPGYGFTAIIVAFLGRLNPIGAIAAGFVLALSYLGGEAAQVAIGISEKSARVFQGMILFFVLACDTLIHYRIRFVAGRSAGKA